The Geomonas ferrireducens genome includes a window with the following:
- a CDS encoding ZIP family metal transporter, which translates to MNGALWAGFWGFVGGIALLVGAGVGYYASASKRVVAIVMAVGAGVLISSLAFELMQEAFESGGFDAAAIGLVLGAVLFFGADVAVQRHGGKHRKRSQGQQEGGSATAIAIGALMDGIPESVAIGVSLIKGGSVGVVMVVAVFLSNIPEGLSAAAGMKKAGHSAAYIFGLWSAVVVVSALSSLCGYLFLADASGNLIGGIQAFAAGAILTMLASTMMPEAYEEGGAVVGLVTTLGFLASFILSKLQ; encoded by the coding sequence ATGAACGGAGCGCTTTGGGCCGGTTTTTGGGGATTCGTAGGGGGGATCGCACTCCTGGTCGGCGCCGGTGTCGGTTACTACGCGTCGGCCTCCAAACGGGTGGTCGCCATCGTCATGGCCGTCGGTGCCGGGGTGCTCATCTCCTCGCTTGCCTTCGAACTGATGCAGGAGGCATTTGAAAGCGGTGGCTTCGACGCGGCGGCCATCGGCCTCGTGCTCGGTGCGGTGCTCTTCTTCGGCGCCGACGTCGCGGTGCAAAGGCACGGCGGTAAGCACCGCAAGCGTTCGCAGGGGCAGCAGGAGGGGGGCTCGGCGACGGCGATCGCCATCGGCGCCCTGATGGACGGCATCCCCGAGTCGGTGGCGATCGGGGTGAGTCTCATCAAGGGGGGGAGCGTTGGCGTGGTGATGGTGGTCGCCGTCTTTCTCAGCAACATCCCGGAAGGGCTGTCGGCGGCGGCCGGCATGAAGAAGGCTGGGCACTCGGCGGCCTACATCTTCGGCCTGTGGAGCGCCGTGGTCGTCGTCTCCGCCCTGAGCTCCCTCTGCGGCTACCTCTTTCTCGCCGATGCCTCGGGTAACCTGATCGGCGGCATCCAGGCCTTCGCGGCAGGCGCCATCCTCACCATGCTGGCGAGCACCATGATGCCCGAGGCCTACGAGGAGGGTGGAGCTGTGGTGGGGCTCGTGACGACGCTCGGCTTTCTCGCCTCCTTTATCCTCAGCAAGCTGCAATAA
- a CDS encoding glycoside hydrolase family 15 protein produces MAKKISDYGIIGNLQSAALVGQDGAIDWLCLPRLDSPSVFAALLDEERGGTFSVTPEGEWDSLLSYEEDSNVLVGRFRTRDGSYTLTDFLTIPEPDAAGGERDFVLLRLIKVERGTVDVRVRFAPRFDYGRTVPEFAHFPGRGVVAAAGGACLALSSTRSLTVHAGEAAGIWKLRAGERAVLRLHYGAREPDPLPEGRAEHLLVQTLAFWRDWLHESGTGFYNELGQHRVPVIRSLLTLKLLCFEPQGTMAAAATTSLPEEIGGVRNWDYRYSWVRDTCMALTAMFEVGHVEEVQGYLDWLEQVIRKGRRNELQVMYRMDGSSDLAESSLPHLRGYRESRPVRVGNLAARQKQFSIYGHVLIAAHLVASRNRGIDPELWHGLTLMCDFARDHWREPDSSIWEMRGGTRHFVHSKAMCWVTLDRGLRIARHLGLQAGAGWEEPLKEIRDEVFARGWSPRLQSFVLNYDGELLDASALLMSINDFIAYDDPKMLATVDALRRDLALDGFLYRYHGDDGLPGRDATFLACTLWLVTNLAKQGEIEEADLLLSLVDQVGGHRHLLAEEYDPRWQEQLGNFPQAFSHEAYLVAATAVANARADERRKPLNEQALAPAPSGGPAPEAEEIAALAAEAAAALASPHPDYRPLTESGMQERLTALLSRLAVFPLEGLTAREEQISFWCNLHTLLVLYGILSLGVRSSVQEVARFYRRVGCRIGREEYSAEVVLHGILRGNRPAPGRLISPLPPGDPRLAHAIRPGDPRVLCAVFTGTVSSPAITVLSPRSLDSDLDAAVRRYLEREAHFDLAGRRIVLPRLFRWYDDLGRTEHDVAVFAAGFAAEKIAQEIREHPESFRLEYAPYDWRLSRNEGE; encoded by the coding sequence ATGGCCAAGAAAATCAGTGACTACGGCATCATCGGGAACCTGCAGTCGGCGGCACTTGTCGGTCAGGACGGCGCCATCGACTGGCTCTGCCTGCCGCGCCTGGACTCCCCGAGCGTCTTCGCGGCGCTCTTGGACGAGGAGCGCGGCGGCACCTTTTCGGTCACGCCGGAGGGAGAATGGGATTCCCTTCTTTCCTACGAGGAGGACAGCAACGTCCTGGTCGGGAGATTCCGCACCCGTGACGGCAGCTACACCCTCACCGACTTCCTCACCATCCCCGAACCGGATGCCGCAGGCGGGGAGCGCGACTTCGTGCTCCTGCGCCTCATCAAGGTGGAGCGGGGGACGGTCGACGTCCGGGTCCGCTTCGCCCCGCGCTTCGACTACGGCAGGACCGTTCCGGAGTTTGCCCACTTCCCCGGGCGCGGCGTGGTTGCCGCGGCGGGGGGGGCGTGCCTCGCCCTCTCCTCTACGCGCTCCCTGACCGTGCACGCCGGGGAAGCCGCGGGGATCTGGAAACTTCGGGCCGGGGAGCGGGCCGTGCTCCGCCTGCACTACGGCGCGCGCGAGCCCGATCCACTTCCCGAGGGGCGCGCCGAACACCTCCTGGTGCAAACGCTCGCCTTCTGGCGCGACTGGCTGCACGAAAGCGGCACCGGCTTCTACAACGAGCTGGGTCAGCACCGCGTGCCGGTGATCCGCTCGCTGCTGACGCTGAAGCTCCTCTGCTTCGAGCCGCAGGGGACCATGGCGGCCGCCGCCACCACCTCGCTTCCCGAGGAGATCGGCGGGGTGCGCAACTGGGATTACCGCTACTCATGGGTGCGCGACACCTGCATGGCGCTTACCGCGATGTTCGAGGTGGGACACGTCGAGGAGGTGCAGGGGTACCTAGACTGGCTGGAGCAGGTGATCAGGAAGGGAAGGCGCAACGAACTGCAGGTGATGTACCGCATGGACGGCTCCTCGGACCTTGCGGAATCGTCGCTGCCGCATCTGCGCGGCTACCGCGAGTCGCGGCCGGTGCGGGTGGGAAACCTCGCCGCCCGGCAGAAGCAGTTCAGCATCTACGGTCACGTGCTGATCGCCGCCCATCTCGTCGCGAGCAGAAACCGCGGTATCGATCCGGAACTCTGGCACGGGCTGACGCTCATGTGCGACTTCGCCCGGGACCACTGGCGCGAGCCGGACTCGAGCATCTGGGAAATGCGCGGCGGGACGCGCCACTTCGTCCACTCCAAGGCGATGTGCTGGGTCACCCTGGACCGCGGGCTGCGCATCGCGCGGCACCTGGGGCTTCAGGCGGGCGCCGGGTGGGAAGAGCCGCTAAAGGAGATCAGGGACGAGGTGTTTGCCCGCGGCTGGAGTCCCCGCCTGCAGTCCTTCGTGCTCAACTACGACGGCGAACTCCTCGATGCAAGCGCCCTCCTCATGTCGATAAACGACTTCATCGCATACGACGATCCGAAGATGCTCGCCACCGTCGACGCCCTGCGCCGCGATCTCGCCCTGGACGGTTTCCTCTACCGCTACCATGGTGACGACGGCCTCCCGGGCCGGGACGCCACCTTCCTCGCCTGCACCCTCTGGCTCGTCACGAACCTCGCCAAACAGGGGGAGATCGAGGAGGCCGACCTGCTCCTCTCCCTGGTGGACCAGGTGGGGGGACACCGGCACCTCCTCGCCGAGGAGTACGACCCGAGGTGGCAGGAGCAGCTCGGCAACTTCCCGCAGGCCTTCAGCCACGAGGCGTACCTCGTCGCGGCGACCGCGGTGGCGAACGCGCGGGCCGACGAGCGGAGAAAGCCGCTCAACGAGCAGGCGCTCGCCCCTGCCCCCTCCGGCGGACCCGCGCCGGAGGCCGAGGAGATAGCGGCCCTTGCCGCCGAAGCGGCCGCCGCGTTGGCCTCCCCCCATCCCGACTACCGGCCCCTCACCGAAAGCGGGATGCAGGAGCGCCTCACCGCGCTACTCTCACGCCTGGCGGTTTTTCCCCTGGAAGGCCTGACGGCAAGGGAGGAGCAGATCTCCTTCTGGTGCAACCTGCACACCCTGCTCGTTCTTTACGGCATCCTCTCCCTCGGGGTGCGCAGCTCGGTACAGGAGGTAGCGCGCTTCTACCGCAGGGTCGGGTGCCGCATCGGGAGGGAAGAGTACAGCGCGGAGGTGGTGCTGCACGGCATCCTGCGCGGCAACCGTCCGGCACCCGGGCGGCTCATCTCACCGCTCCCACCGGGCGACCCGCGCCTTGCCCACGCGATCCGTCCCGGCGACCCGCGCGTTCTTTGCGCCGTCTTCACCGGCACGGTCTCCTCCCCCGCCATCACCGTTTTGTCACCGCGCTCCCTGGATAGCGACCTGGACGCCGCGGTCCGGCGCTACCTGGAGCGCGAGGCGCACTTCGATCTCGCCGGGAGAAGGATCGTCCTGCCGCGTCTTTTCCGCTGGTACGACGACCTGGGAAGAACCGAGCACGACGTGGCCGTGTTCGCGGCGGGCTTCGCCGCGGAAAAGATCGCGCAGGAGATCAGGGAGCACCCGGAATCCTTCCGCCTTGAGTACGCGCCGTACGACTGGCGGCTGTCCCGCAATGAGGGGGAATAG
- a CDS encoding FAD-binding and (Fe-S)-binding domain-containing protein: protein MSKREANESELQSMNAKALEAALREAVDGEVRFDNTSRALYATDASNYRQIPIGVVLPKTTDAVVRTLEVCRRHGAPVVSRGGGTALCGQTCNAAVVIDHSKYLRGILEIDPEKRTARVQPGVVLDQLREETEKFHLTYGPDPATHTHNTFGGMIGNNSCGIHSVMAGRTADNVIEMEVITYDGVRMKVGATPEEELTRIIAAGGRRGEIYAGLRALRDDYAELIRRRYPKIPRRVSGFNLDDLLPENGCNVARALVGTEGTCITVLEATVRLVHSPPARTLLVLGYPDVFSAADHVTELMAFEPVGLEGLDELLIHFMKKKKLHPEDVQLLPEGKGWLLVEFGGDTKKDADAKARRAMDKLGRQANPPSMKLFTDAKEEKMVWEVRESGLGATANVPGVPLGWPGWEDAAIPPEKLGPYLREFRALLDRHGLIASLYGHFGQGCIHCRISFDLFTHQGVANFMAFLDEATDMVARYGGSFSAEHGDGQSKAMYLEKMYGPELVEAFRRFKELWDPEWKMNPGKVVEPYRPDQNLRLGTDYNPWQPETRFRYPHDDGSLPRAVLRCVGVGKCRRDRDAFMCPSFLATLEEKHTTRGRARVLFEMFRGDFLSDRWQSAEVLDALKYCLSCKGCKTDCPVNVDMATYKAEFLYHHYRHRLRPLAAYSMGLIGIWGAIGGRFPALANFAGQTPGLRAITKAVAGIAPERSMPRFAEESFTSWYQKTAHPASEGRPVLLYPDLFNDCFFPETLKAAVELLRHYGLRVIVPKKRPPAVRPPIDYGMLDYARKKILQAVDELHPYVRDGIPVLILEPSTAAVFRDELPELFPEHEDGKRVSALTFTVAEFMKKEGLVPPKLQGRLLYHAHCHQKALLNPEAARELIGKMGLLLIEPQKGCCGMAGSFGFEKEKYQISMRIGELGLLPAVRDALPTDYIVADGFSCRTQILQATSRKPMHLVELMLLALKLRAPM from the coding sequence ATGAGCAAAAGGGAAGCAAACGAGAGCGAGCTGCAAAGCATGAACGCGAAGGCCCTGGAGGCGGCGCTCAGGGAGGCGGTCGACGGCGAGGTCCGTTTCGACAATACAAGCCGCGCCCTCTACGCGACCGACGCCTCCAACTACCGCCAGATACCGATCGGCGTGGTGCTCCCGAAAACGACCGACGCCGTGGTGCGGACCCTGGAGGTCTGCCGCCGGCACGGCGCTCCCGTCGTCTCGCGCGGCGGCGGCACCGCCCTATGCGGGCAGACCTGCAACGCCGCCGTGGTCATCGACCACTCGAAGTACCTGCGCGGCATCCTGGAGATCGACCCGGAGAAAAGGACGGCGCGCGTGCAGCCGGGTGTCGTCCTCGACCAATTGCGGGAAGAGACCGAGAAGTTCCACCTGACCTACGGCCCCGACCCCGCCACCCACACCCACAACACCTTCGGCGGCATGATCGGCAACAACTCCTGCGGCATCCACTCGGTGATGGCCGGTCGTACCGCGGACAACGTCATCGAGATGGAGGTGATCACCTACGACGGGGTGCGCATGAAGGTGGGAGCGACTCCCGAGGAGGAACTCACCCGCATCATCGCGGCAGGCGGGAGGCGCGGCGAGATCTACGCCGGGCTGCGCGCGCTGCGCGACGACTACGCGGAACTCATCCGGCGCCGCTACCCGAAGATCCCGCGCCGGGTCTCCGGGTTCAACCTTGACGACCTCCTCCCCGAGAACGGCTGCAACGTGGCGCGCGCCCTGGTCGGAACCGAGGGGACCTGCATCACGGTCCTCGAGGCGACGGTGCGCCTCGTACACTCCCCGCCGGCGCGCACCCTTTTGGTGCTCGGCTACCCGGACGTCTTTTCCGCCGCGGACCACGTCACCGAGCTGATGGCGTTCGAGCCGGTCGGGCTCGAGGGTCTTGACGAGCTCCTCATTCATTTCATGAAGAAAAAGAAGCTGCACCCGGAGGACGTGCAGCTCCTCCCCGAGGGGAAGGGATGGCTTCTGGTCGAGTTCGGCGGCGACACCAAGAAGGACGCCGACGCCAAGGCGCGCCGGGCGATGGATAAGCTCGGCCGCCAGGCGAATCCTCCCTCCATGAAGCTCTTCACCGACGCGAAGGAAGAGAAGATGGTCTGGGAGGTGCGGGAGTCGGGCCTTGGTGCCACGGCGAACGTCCCGGGGGTTCCGCTTGGCTGGCCGGGATGGGAGGACGCCGCCATCCCCCCCGAGAAGCTCGGCCCCTACCTGCGCGAGTTCCGGGCCCTCCTCGACCGGCACGGGCTCATCGCCTCGCTCTACGGCCACTTCGGCCAGGGGTGCATCCACTGCCGCATCTCCTTCGACCTCTTCACCCACCAGGGGGTGGCGAACTTCATGGCCTTTCTGGACGAGGCGACCGACATGGTCGCCCGTTACGGCGGCTCCTTCTCCGCCGAGCACGGCGACGGGCAGTCGAAGGCTATGTACCTGGAGAAGATGTACGGCCCGGAGCTCGTCGAGGCCTTTCGCCGCTTCAAGGAGTTGTGGGACCCGGAGTGGAAGATGAACCCCGGGAAGGTGGTCGAGCCGTACCGCCCCGACCAGAACCTGAGGCTTGGCACCGATTACAACCCGTGGCAGCCCGAGACCCGCTTTCGCTACCCGCACGACGACGGCAGCCTGCCGCGCGCCGTCTTGCGCTGCGTCGGCGTCGGCAAGTGCCGCCGCGACCGCGACGCCTTCATGTGCCCGAGCTTTCTCGCAACCCTCGAGGAAAAGCACACCACCCGCGGGCGCGCCCGCGTCCTTTTCGAGATGTTCCGGGGCGACTTCCTCTCCGACCGGTGGCAAAGCGCGGAGGTGCTCGACGCGCTCAAGTACTGCCTCTCCTGCAAGGGGTGCAAGACCGACTGCCCGGTGAACGTCGACATGGCGACCTACAAGGCGGAGTTTTTGTACCACCACTACCGGCACCGGCTGCGCCCCCTTGCCGCCTACTCCATGGGGCTCATCGGGATCTGGGGCGCCATCGGGGGGAGGTTCCCCGCTCTCGCCAATTTCGCGGGGCAGACCCCGGGGCTGCGCGCGATCACCAAGGCGGTCGCCGGGATAGCACCCGAGAGGAGCATGCCGCGCTTCGCCGAGGAGAGCTTCACCTCCTGGTACCAAAAGACGGCGCACCCCGCTTCCGAGGGACGCCCGGTCCTTCTCTACCCCGACCTCTTCAACGACTGTTTCTTCCCCGAGACCCTGAAGGCGGCCGTCGAGCTTTTGAGGCACTACGGCCTGCGGGTGATCGTCCCGAAAAAGCGCCCCCCCGCGGTACGCCCCCCCATCGACTACGGCATGCTCGATTACGCGAGGAAAAAGATCCTGCAGGCGGTCGACGAGCTGCATCCCTACGTGCGCGACGGGATACCGGTCCTCATCCTCGAGCCGAGCACCGCGGCGGTCTTTCGCGACGAGCTTCCCGAGCTCTTTCCGGAGCACGAGGACGGCAAGCGGGTGAGCGCCCTCACCTTTACCGTCGCGGAATTCATGAAGAAGGAGGGGCTCGTCCCGCCGAAACTCCAGGGCAGGCTCCTGTACCACGCCCACTGTCACCAGAAGGCGCTTTTGAACCCCGAGGCGGCCCGGGAGCTGATCGGGAAGATGGGGCTTCTCCTCATCGAGCCCCAGAAAGGGTGCTGCGGCATGGCCGGCTCCTTCGGCTTCGAGAAGGAGAAGTACCAGATCTCCATGCGCATCGGCGAGCTCGGCCTCCTCCCCGCGGTGCGCGACGCGCTCCCCACCGACTACATCGTGGCGGACGGCTTTTCCTGCCGCACCCAGATCCTGCAGGCGACCAGCCGCAAGCCCATGCACCTGGTCGAGCTCATGCTCCTTGCCCTGAAACTGCGCGCCCCCATGTAG
- a CDS encoding enolase C-terminal domain-like protein, whose amino-acid sequence MRNVVERVEVKAYRIPTEEPESDGSCQWDETVMVAVHLYCKGVRGFGYSYAHESAAMLVRDRLGEIVRGRDPIDIPGCWLALNGALRNLGDAGIGMMAVAAVDAALWDLKARLLELPLVSLIGAARESVPVYGSGGFTSYTVEKLQRQLAGWVECGIGRVKMKVGRDAGADPERVAAARRAIGPEAELMVDANGGYARKEALRLARIFAEQGVTWFEEPVPHRDREGLRLVRDLAPEGMEVSCGEYGFNARYFLDLLRDGCVDVMQADATRCGVTGFLEAAALCRAWQIPLSSHCAPALHLHLCCAAAPVRHLEYFHDHVRIERMLLDGVIEPRDGALFPDLWRQGHGLSLREDEAKRFEIRPL is encoded by the coding sequence ATGAGAAACGTGGTGGAAAGGGTCGAGGTGAAGGCGTACCGCATCCCGACCGAGGAGCCGGAGTCCGACGGCAGCTGCCAGTGGGACGAGACCGTCATGGTCGCGGTGCACCTTTACTGCAAGGGGGTGCGAGGGTTCGGCTACAGCTACGCGCATGAATCGGCGGCGATGCTCGTTCGCGACCGGTTAGGGGAAATCGTGCGCGGGCGTGACCCCATCGACATCCCCGGCTGCTGGCTCGCCCTGAACGGCGCGCTTCGCAACCTCGGGGACGCCGGCATCGGCATGATGGCCGTCGCCGCGGTGGACGCGGCACTTTGGGACCTGAAGGCGCGCCTGCTCGAGCTCCCGCTCGTCTCGCTCATCGGGGCCGCGCGCGAAAGCGTCCCGGTCTACGGCAGCGGCGGCTTCACCTCCTACACGGTCGAGAAACTGCAGCGCCAGCTCGCCGGGTGGGTGGAGTGCGGCATAGGCAGGGTGAAGATGAAGGTGGGGCGCGACGCCGGGGCCGACCCGGAGCGCGTCGCCGCGGCGCGCCGGGCGATCGGCCCGGAGGCGGAGCTCATGGTGGACGCAAACGGCGGCTACGCGCGCAAGGAGGCACTGCGCCTTGCCCGCATCTTCGCCGAACAAGGGGTCACCTGGTTCGAGGAGCCGGTGCCGCACCGGGACCGGGAAGGGCTCCGCCTCGTCAGGGATCTCGCCCCCGAGGGGATGGAGGTCTCCTGCGGCGAGTACGGCTTCAACGCGCGCTACTTCCTCGACCTTTTGCGCGACGGCTGCGTCGACGTCATGCAGGCCGACGCCACCCGCTGCGGGGTCACCGGCTTCCTGGAGGCCGCCGCCCTCTGCCGGGCATGGCAGATCCCCCTCTCCTCGCACTGCGCCCCCGCCCTGCACCTGCACCTTTGCTGCGCGGCGGCGCCGGTGCGCCACCTTGAGTATTTTCACGACCACGTACGGATCGAACGGATGCTCCTCGACGGGGTCATAGAACCCCGCGACGGCGCCCTCTTCCCCGATTTGTGGCGCCAGGGGCACGGCCTTTCCCTTCGGGAGGACGAGGCGAAGCGCTTCGAGATCCGACCGCTGTAA
- a CDS encoding histidine phosphatase family protein, with protein MRFICTAITLLSLAITLPVYAEEHQKFTELPGTHALISQLRAGGFVLFMRHGATDSSKPDQFPLTDPNDCSKQRPLTEEGRQVARFLGETLRRGRIPVDEVYAGPLCRTKETALAAFGNFKVNQKLMTTTNLTTEEKGPYLDELRRLLSSPVAKGNRVLVAHAPNLADLIGYFPGPEGVIVVFQPMDNGRFNYLATIPPAAWAKLIK; from the coding sequence TTGAGATTCATCTGCACAGCCATTACTTTGCTCTCTCTTGCCATCACCCTTCCGGTTTATGCCGAGGAGCATCAAAAATTCACCGAGCTCCCGGGGACCCACGCCCTGATCAGCCAGCTGCGTGCCGGCGGCTTCGTGCTTTTCATGCGCCACGGAGCAACCGACAGCAGCAAACCCGACCAGTTCCCCCTTACCGACCCAAACGACTGCTCGAAGCAGCGCCCCCTGACCGAGGAGGGGCGCCAGGTTGCCCGCTTCCTTGGGGAGACGCTGCGCCGTGGGAGGATTCCCGTGGACGAGGTCTACGCGGGACCGCTTTGCCGGACGAAAGAGACCGCACTTGCCGCCTTCGGCAATTTCAAGGTGAATCAGAAACTGATGACCACGACGAACCTCACCACCGAAGAAAAGGGTCCGTACCTGGATGAGCTGAGGCGCCTGCTCTCGTCCCCGGTAGCAAAGGGGAACCGCGTCCTGGTCGCGCACGCGCCCAACCTGGCCGACCTGATCGGTTACTTCCCGGGCCCCGAAGGGGTCATCGTAGTCTTCCAGCCCATGGACAACGGCCGTTTCAACTACCTCGCCACCATCCCCCCCGCCGCCTGGGCGAAACTGATCAAGTAG